Within the Flavobacterium sp. 9R genome, the region GGTTCTCATTGATATCAAATCCAACCACGGGATATTGAGTAGCAAATAGTCTAGCCAATGGCAATCCCACATATCCTAGACCGATTACGGCAATTTTTATTTTTGTATCCAATGCACTACTTATTTTTAAACCAACAAGTATCTACTCATCCTTGTTCGGATTGCAAATATAACAAAAACTAAACAGCTATGCTTCGCAATTAAAAGTAGTATAAAAAACAATAGGTGGCATCCCAAACAATTGAAATACAACCTACTGTTTTTGAAGCACTAAACACTGCACTACGTTCAAAAATAAAAATAAAAAATCACTAGTTTTAGTGATGGTTAGCGGTTGTCGGTTATCAGTTGTGAGTTGGGTTGTTTGTGGATGATTGTTGGCTGTTTATGGTATAAGGTTTGTTGTTTATAGCTTAGTTTTGATGTTTATGGTTTAGGGTTTGTTGTTCCGTTGTGAGGAAGAGATTGTGGGGTAAAAAGAACTCGAAGCGTCACGACTAGTTGCTCCGTATCTAATGGATGGAAAAAGTTTTGCGAATTCTTGATAAAAAACACAACAATTCAAAAACACACCCCCAGCCCCTCTGTAGAGGGGAGTACAATCGCAAACAAATCGTATATGGAATAGCTTAAGACGCTTCTTTTTCCTTGCTAAACTGAGTTCAATTATTGTTTGTTGCAGTTTTTTAAAATCTTCAGGGTAGGAAGAAACAATCCGTAATGTCGAAACCTACTTGACAAAATAAAAAAGATAACCGCAGGGTTCGCAAAGGATTATGCAATGCAACACAAAGCTTCAAAGCACATAAAACAATCTCGCTTCTTACCAACTAAAAGGGTAATAGCTCAAGGCTTAAAGGTTAATCGTTGAGAAGGCAATTAATTAAAGTTCATTACTAAAGATTAAACAATTAATAGATTAAACACTTAAACGATTAATCAGAAACCTCACAACACTATACCCTAGCGAACCTTGCGTGACCCTTGGCGAACCCTGCGGTTAAATTTTCAGCCAACAACAAACTATAAACTATAAACTATAAACTATAAACAACAAACCATAAACATATAAATCAATTAACCGATTAAACAGTTAACACCTTAAACCATTATACTCCTCCCCCCGGCAACAACCCACAACGAATAACAGATTAAAGTTTTTCTTTTGTATAAAACAACTGCCCTACCCTATCGATATGAGCCAGTAAATCCACATTCGCTATTTTTCTTTTTTGTGAGAGGTCTATTTTATAAGGGAGCAACAAATCGTCTAATTGATTCTCTAACGCTAGAAAGTCAGAAAAAGTCATCGTTTGCTCCACTAGGGTCAAATCGATGTCTGAACTGTTCTTAAAATTTCCTTTTGCTCTTGAGCCATAAACATATACACTTTCAATGGCATCAAAATCCGAAAAAACACGATTAATTTTAGCAATATCCTCTGCTAGTAAGCCAAATTGCATCATAGAAGGGTTTTCATTTTCTCATTAAACACAACAAACAAATCATAATACGCTAGTAGCACCTTATCTTTTATCTCTTTAGCTGTACTTTCATTATAGGTATGAGACGATTGATTCCTGCTTTTTATCATTTCCATCCATTGTGCCCCATCTTGAACCAATCCTCTTTGAAAAGCTTCCCTAGTAGCATCGCGAGAGCCCGTGATCGAAGTGGTCCCCTGGTATTCAAAATAATCCTTCATCACGTTCCATGCCAATTCATGGGTGAATTCAAATGCTTGAATTAGTCCTTGTTCCTCCAATTCATTCAGTTCCCCTTTAGCAATAAACTTCTGCAATTGTCCAAGTGCCTTTTGATAATTTACCAATCGTTGTTTCCAACGGATATCTTCTTCCATAAACGCTATTATATGGTATAAAATTAAATGTTTTGCTACAAAAAACAACACCAATTTTGCCTAAATGCATCGTTAATGGATTAAGTGTTAGCAATTAAAGGTTAATCATTTAAAGATTAATCGGTTAAAAGTTAATCAGTTAGAGCTAATTAGTATAAAATTAGACGATGAACTAATTAACCAGTTAATCATTAATCGGTTAGAGGTAATTAGCTGTAAAGCTAAACGATTAAACTATAAATCAGTTAACCAATTAAACAGTTCAACGTGAACCGATAACTGATAACTGATAACTGATAACTGATAACTGACAATTGATAACTGACAACTGATAACTGACCCTACGCCCCTATCCCTAAGTACACAAAACCAATGGCTTTCATTTCATCTGGATTCAAAATGTTACGACCATCAAAAACAAAGGCTGGTTTTTGCATACTATCGTAGATTTTTTGCCAATCATAACTTCTAAATTCATCCCACTCTGTTAGGATAGCAATAGCGTGGGCATTTTCGCAAGCTTCATAGGCAGTAGTTGCCGCTGCAATGTGCTCTTCATTTTTGGCTGGAGTTCTTGATCCTAAATACTCCAAATCGGTCAGTATTTTTCCAAACGACACTTTTGGATCATAAACCGTAAGTTGGGCTTCCTCATTGATCAAATCATCAGCTACATAAATCGCCGCAGATTCTCTGGTATCATTCGTGTCTTTCTTAAACGCCCACCCCAAAAGAGCAATTTTTTTATCGGCTACTGTATTGTACAAGGTTTGTACAATTTTGTTGGAGAAACGTCTTTTTTGGTGATCATTCATGATAATCACTTGTTCCCAATAATCGGCTACTGCATGCAAACCATAAGATTTGGCAATATACACCAAATTCAAAATGTCCTTTTGAAAACAAGAACCTCCAAAACCAACAGAGGCTTTCAAAAACTTAGGTCCTATTCTGCTATCCATTCCTATAGCTCTGGCTACTTCATTCACATCGGCACCCGTTTGTTCACACAATTCGGACATTGCATTGATAGAAGAAATTCGCTGCGCTAAAAAAGCATTGGCGGTTAACTTAGACAATTCAGAAGACCACACATTTGTAGTTAAAATCTTTTCTTGCGGTACCCAATTCGCATACACAGCTACTAAAGATTGTATGGCTTGCTGTCCTTCTGGAGTGGTATCCCCACCAATCAAAATGCGGTCTGGAGCCAACAAATCAGAAACAGCAGTTCCCTCTGCTAAAAACTCAGGGTTGGATAAAATTTGAAATTGTACTCCATTACCTGTATGGTCTAAAATACTTTTAAGCGCTTCAGCTGTACGAACTGGCAAAGTCGATTTTTCCACCACAATTTTATTGTCTTTTGCTACTTTAGCGATTTGACGGGCGCACAACTCAATGTATTTCAAGTCGGCAGCCATTCCTTTCCCTTTTCCATACGTTTTGGTTGGCGTATTCACTGAAATAAAAATCATTTCCGCTTCGTCGATGGCTTTTTCAACATCAGTTGAGAAAAACAAATTACGCCCTCGAGCTTCTGCCACGACTTCAGCCAATCCTGGCTCATATATTGGAATTTTATTAACATCGGCATCATTCCATGCCGCGATTCTTTCTTGATTCAAATCCACAACAGTCACTTGAATCTGTGGACATTTTTGCGCAATAACCGCCATCGTAGGCCCTCCGACATATCCGGCGCCTATGCAACATATTTTTGTAATTGACATTATGTATTTTATTACTTTAGATTAAACTTTTTTTGCGACTGAGAAGCATCGCTAAGAAACAAAAGTGGTTGAAGGATTATTTCAAATGCTCCCAATACCAACCCACCGCTTCTTTTAAGCCCTGTTGTAGTGAAAACTGAGGAGCATATCCTAATAGTCGCTGAGCCTTATCAATACTAGCTAGCGAATGAGGTATATCACCTGCGCGATTGGGACCATATTCAATAGGAATGTTTTTGATGTTTTCATCCAATTCCCCTAAATAGGCTTTCAAATACCCCACAAGGTCATTCAATGTATTACGGTCTCCAAAGGCTGTATTAAAAACAGTATTAATGGCTTCTGGTTTAGTAGTAGTCATTGCCAATTCATTCATCTGAATAACATTGTCGATATAGGTAAAATCTCTAGAATAATTCCCATCTCCGTTAATTACTGGGCTTTGGTGTTGCATCAGCTGCATCACAAATTTTGGAATAACTGCTGCGTAAGCACCTTTAGGGTCTTGCTTGCGTCCGAAAACATTAAAATAACGCAATCCGATGGTTTCTAAACCATAGGTCTTTCCAAAAATCTCTGCATACAATTCATTAACATATTTTGTAATCGCATAAGGAGATAATGGCTTACCGATAACCTCTTCAACTTTTGGCAACCCCTGAGAATCTCCATAAGTAGAGGAACTCGCTGCGTAGACAAAACGCTTTACTTTGGCGTCTCTTGCAGCCACCAACATGTTCAAAAAACCCGAAACGTTTACGTCATTGGTAGTAACAGGATCTCCAATTGAGCGAGGAACAGAACCCAAAGCCGCTTGATGCAACACATAATCGACTCCTTCAACCGCCGAGGCACAATCACTGCTGTTTCTGATATCGCCTTCAATTAATTTAAAATGAGGATGAGCGGCCACTGCTGCAAGATTATGACGATGGCCTGTTGCAAAATTATCTAAGACCACTACTTTATATCCTTTTGCTAAAAAATATTCTGCGAGATTAGAACCAATAAAACCAGCGCCACCCGTAATAAGTATCGTTTTTTCCATTATAATTTTCGTTCCTTTTTTAACCAATTTACCAATTTAGTAATAGTCCCTAGCACTGGTTCTTTTTCATGATAACCATCAGCATAACTGTTATTGCCATAACCGTAACCATAGCCATAGCCATAACCTGTACCGTATTTTGCCTTGTTTTCAAAACCATTCAAAACGATACTAGTGTTCTTCAATTCGCCTCTTTTGACTCTATTATTTAAAAGCGTTATCATGTCCTTTTTTGAAAAGTTTTGACGAACAATATACAACGTTACATCACAATATTGATCCAACTCCAAAGCATCTGACACCAATCCAACTGGTGGAGTATCCAAAATGATATAATCGTACTTTTGTTTTAATTCGCTTATCAAATCTCCCAAGCCCTCACTTATAATTAACTCTGCAGGATTAGGCGGAATTGGACCTGATAAAATAACATCTAGAAAAGGAATTTCTGTAGCATTTGTAATGTCATCTACAGAACTCTCATTGATCAAATAATTGACAACTCCTTTGTCATTATTTAAATTAAACTCTTCAAACAACTTTGGTTTACGCAAATCCAATCCAACGATTACTGTCTTTTTTTCGCTTAATGCAAAAACCGTTGCAATATTAATAGAACAAAATGTTTTCCCTTCACCACTTACAGAAGAGGTAATCATTAATGTTTTCGCCCCTTCTACATTTTGCTTTTTATACAAAAACTGTAAAGACGATCGAATGGCTCGAAACGATTCAGACAAAGCCGATTTAGGTTTGTTGTATACCGCTAACTCCGTTTTATCTCTATTAACACCAATCACTCCTATCAAAGGAATTTTGGTAAGATTAGACAACTCATCTGTATTTTGAATAGAATTGTTTACAAAGAAAATAATCAAAACTACAATTAAGGGTATCAAAATCCCTAAAAACAAGGCGAGTACGTAGTTAACAGAAGTTTTGGGACCAATTAACCCTCCACCTACATCTTTGGCGGGATCAATAAAGTGAATGTCGGATAGATTGGCTGCTTTCACAATATCAGCCTCGCTTCGTTTTTGTAAAAAAGTAGTATAAATATTGTCACTCAAATCATACTTACGCTTTATTTTGATCAACTCTTGCTGATCTTCGGGCAACTGTCTGATTACACTCTCAGAAGCTCCGATTTTGCTATTGACTGTAGCTAAATCATATTGCAAAGCTTGTTTGGCCGTGACGATGTTTTCTAATAAAACATTTTTTACTGCCAACATTTGATTGTCAAAATCTCTAAATATTTTCTCGCTCTTTACGGCATAGGCCATTTCTGAACGTTGGGTAGACAATGCTATTAATTTAGAAACATTTACCACAATATTGGGGTCTTCAATTCCTGCTACTGATGGCGCTGGTAATTTAGAATAATCGACACTACTTTTCAGATAAGATCGTAACGAATTGTAATACGCAATCTTTCTAGTAATCTCGTCTTTCTCAACATCGTACTTTAAAATTCTGTCTGAAAATTTTACGCCTCCATCTTCAACATCAATGATATTTTTATCTTTTCGAAAGGTCTTCAATTCATCACCTGTTTCTTTTAATTGCGATTCCATTGACACTAGCGTGCT harbors:
- a CDS encoding UDP-glucose 6-dehydrogenase, translated to MSITKICCIGAGYVGGPTMAVIAQKCPQIQVTVVDLNQERIAAWNDADVNKIPIYEPGLAEVVAEARGRNLFFSTDVEKAIDEAEMIFISVNTPTKTYGKGKGMAADLKYIELCARQIAKVAKDNKIVVEKSTLPVRTAEALKSILDHTGNGVQFQILSNPEFLAEGTAVSDLLAPDRILIGGDTTPEGQQAIQSLVAVYANWVPQEKILTTNVWSSELSKLTANAFLAQRISSINAMSELCEQTGADVNEVARAIGMDSRIGPKFLKASVGFGGSCFQKDILNLVYIAKSYGLHAVADYWEQVIIMNDHQKRRFSNKIVQTLYNTVADKKIALLGWAFKKDTNDTRESAAIYVADDLINEEAQLTVYDPKVSFGKILTDLEYLGSRTPAKNEEHIAAATTAYEACENAHAIAILTEWDEFRSYDWQKIYDSMQKPAFVFDGRNILNPDEMKAIGFVYLGIGA
- a CDS encoding polysaccharide biosynthesis tyrosine autokinase, producing MLDLKDFSIFENQSTFDFKGFLLKIAGYWKWFLISLAICFFIAYQVNIRKEKIYGLETLISVKEESNPLFTSNTSLTFNWGGVSDEVQTITTTLQSRSHNELVVEKLQYYIDYLVQGEYNLIDAYGAVPFELELDKKKGQLTGALISITFVSESVYELKITFENSSVPLIHYADATSSTTNVAVGEFKKRYKVGQQVALPFLNWRLNIKDNPGFYKGNEYFVRFNDFDGTVSNYKGIAVRADDKGGSVLTLSMQGTNKARLVDYLNATVKMLIKRQLDSKNQFATNTIAFIDSTLVSMESQLKETGDELKTFRKDKNIIDVEDGGVKFSDRILKYDVEKDEITRKIAYYNSLRSYLKSSVDYSKLPAPSVAGIEDPNIVVNVSKLIALSTQRSEMAYAVKSEKIFRDFDNQMLAVKNVLLENIVTAKQALQYDLATVNSKIGASESVIRQLPEDQQELIKIKRKYDLSDNIYTTFLQKRSEADIVKAANLSDIHFIDPAKDVGGGLIGPKTSVNYVLALFLGILIPLIVVLIIFFVNNSIQNTDELSNLTKIPLIGVIGVNRDKTELAVYNKPKSALSESFRAIRSSLQFLYKKQNVEGAKTLMITSSVSGEGKTFCSINIATVFALSEKKTVIVGLDLRKPKLFEEFNLNNDKGVVNYLINESSVDDITNATEIPFLDVILSGPIPPNPAELIISEGLGDLISELKQKYDYIILDTPPVGLVSDALELDQYCDVTLYIVRQNFSKKDMITLLNNRVKRGELKNTSIVLNGFENKAKYGTGYGYGYGYGYGNNSYADGYHEKEPVLGTITKLVNWLKKERKL
- a CDS encoding nucleotidyltransferase substrate binding protein, with translation MEEDIRWKQRLVNYQKALGQLQKFIAKGELNELEEQGLIQAFEFTHELAWNVMKDYFEYQGTTSITGSRDATREAFQRGLVQDGAQWMEMIKSRNQSSHTYNESTAKEIKDKVLLAYYDLFVVFNEKMKTLL
- a CDS encoding nucleotidyltransferase domain-containing protein is translated as MMQFGLLAEDIAKINRVFSDFDAIESVYVYGSRAKGNFKNSSDIDLTLVEQTMTFSDFLALENQLDDLLLPYKIDLSQKRKIANVDLLAHIDRVGQLFYTKEKL
- a CDS encoding SDR family oxidoreductase, which encodes MEKTILITGGAGFIGSNLAEYFLAKGYKVVVLDNFATGHRHNLAAVAAHPHFKLIEGDIRNSSDCASAVEGVDYVLHQAALGSVPRSIGDPVTTNDVNVSGFLNMLVAARDAKVKRFVYAASSSTYGDSQGLPKVEEVIGKPLSPYAITKYVNELYAEIFGKTYGLETIGLRYFNVFGRKQDPKGAYAAVIPKFVMQLMQHQSPVINGDGNYSRDFTYIDNVIQMNELAMTTTKPEAINTVFNTAFGDRNTLNDLVGYLKAYLGELDENIKNIPIEYGPNRAGDIPHSLASIDKAQRLLGYAPQFSLQQGLKEAVGWYWEHLK